One Paralichthys olivaceus isolate ysfri-2021 chromosome 8, ASM2471397v2, whole genome shotgun sequence genomic region harbors:
- the LOC109638252 gene encoding synaptogyrin-3-like isoform X1 yields MEPAGAYGAGKAGSVAFDPVAFFTHPRTVLRLMSWVFSIVVFSCIVNEGYINIGSERLLCVFNNNADACNYGVTVGVACFLGSICFLILDVYFPSISNIRDRRRAVLLDLVFSGIASFLWFVGFCFLANQWQATSPDELPLAQGSDAARATIAFCFFSILSWTVLTLSALRRFLTGSNTNLFTWQHLEAAPGNARATPYPIANGATIVTTNPYQAPPFTETLDPQKLTQQRPMAPAF; encoded by the exons ATGGAGCCAGCGGGCGCGTACGGCGCCGGGAAGGCCGGGAGCGTCGCCTTCGATCCGGTCGCTTTCTTCACGCATCCCCGGACCGTCCTCAGACTGATGTCGTGG GTTTTCTCCATTGTGGTGTTCAGCTGCATCGTGAACGAGGGCTACATCAACATCGGCAGCGAGCGTTTGCTCTGCGTCTTCAACAACAACGCCGACGCCTGTAACTATGGTGTCACTGTGGGCGTGGCCTGTTTCCTGGGCAGCATCTGTTTCCTGATCCTGGACGTTTACTTTCCCTCCATCAGCAACATCCGGGACAGAAGACGTGCCGTCCTGCTGGACCTCGTCTTCTCCG gcATTGCCAGCTTCCTGTGGTTCGTTGGCTTCTGTTTTCTGGCCAATCAGTGGCAGGCGACCTCTCCAGATGAGCTGCCATTGGCCCAGGGCTCCGACGCCGCCAGAGCCACCATCGctttctgcttcttctccatcctctcttgg ACTGTGCTGACGCTGAGTGCGCTGCGACGCTTCCTGACTGGCAGCAACACAAACTTGTTCACATGGCAACATCTGGAGGCCGCTCCCGGTAACGCTCGAGCTACGCCGTATCCCATCGCCAACGGTGCTACCATAGTAACCACCAACCCCTATCAAGCCCCGCCCTTCACTGAAACCCTGGACCCGCAGAAACTCACACAGCAGAGACCCATGGCTCCGGCCTTCTAG
- the LOC109638252 gene encoding synaptogyrin-1-like isoform X2 produces MEPAGAYGAGKAGSVAFDPVAFFTHPRTVLRLMSWVFSIVVFSCIVNEGYINIGSERLLCVFNNNADACNYGVTVGVACFLGSICFLILDVYFPSISNIRDRRRAVLLDLVFSGIASFLWFVGFCFLANQWQATSPDELPLAQGSDAARATIAFCFFSILSWGYQCLLAMNTCKSLSFMEDKQWLLPKTLPSVSLF; encoded by the exons ATGGAGCCAGCGGGCGCGTACGGCGCCGGGAAGGCCGGGAGCGTCGCCTTCGATCCGGTCGCTTTCTTCACGCATCCCCGGACCGTCCTCAGACTGATGTCGTGG GTTTTCTCCATTGTGGTGTTCAGCTGCATCGTGAACGAGGGCTACATCAACATCGGCAGCGAGCGTTTGCTCTGCGTCTTCAACAACAACGCCGACGCCTGTAACTATGGTGTCACTGTGGGCGTGGCCTGTTTCCTGGGCAGCATCTGTTTCCTGATCCTGGACGTTTACTTTCCCTCCATCAGCAACATCCGGGACAGAAGACGTGCCGTCCTGCTGGACCTCGTCTTCTCCG gcATTGCCAGCTTCCTGTGGTTCGTTGGCTTCTGTTTTCTGGCCAATCAGTGGCAGGCGACCTCTCCAGATGAGCTGCCATTGGCCCAGGGCTCCGACGCCGCCAGAGCCACCATCGctttctgcttcttctccatcctctcttgg ggttATCAGTGTCTTCTGGCTATGAACACATGTAAGAGCCTTTCCTTCATGGAGGACAAGCAGTGGCTGCTGCCTAAGACCCTtccttctgtctctttattCTAA